The following coding sequences lie in one Ictalurus furcatus strain D&B chromosome 7, Billie_1.0, whole genome shotgun sequence genomic window:
- the lamc2 gene encoding laminin subunit gamma-2, whose product MKSAWICLCAICVWFPVQGTYLSSRCACNGKALYCVRDSLGLRCANCQDNTDGRHCESCKEGYYHQRAGERCLPCYCNPTGSEGSGCNSQGQCVCKRGVQGAQCDRCANGSPVTATGCEPLQQKTCFCNGHSNECSPAQGYSLYNIISTFDQGTEGWRVVTAPSVSPSQVQFRWSPTHHSVEVISADVMPVYLSAPAQYLGNQALSYGQTLSFVLRLNRGVRYPSTSDVVLEGAGLKVSAPLGNMRTVISCGKKITYTFRLDEQPSSRWNPQLSALEFQTLLSNLTAIKIRVTFGEGGNGYLDDVVLVSARLGPGLPASWVEKCRCPTGYEGHFCERCATGYKRRFPGQGVRSQCEPCACRGGSCDPETGDCYSADETPSGQACGTGYYSDPEIPGACKKCPCPMGYVCSLTAGTLNVNCRCPPGTTGSRCQKCSDGFYGDPLGESGVQRPCQSCQCNGHLDLNAVGNCDRLTGECFKCMNNTTGFQCEKCLEGFFHSKAGDACRACNCNPKGSIASSCSEQGQCKCKEGFEGQKCVGSTCPSCFNPVKSQIGKYVKKLQHVEALFNEVGTGGVDITRAMEKAISTAEEMVKTVESEAESLIEAEKSLHAQLVAIGNDQRKDEGKIQDISQIVESVVRQERQYRTEVADIQKLISDIRQNLQKAKRDIQSIELPSRDAVPGTNVASDLVQKASDLAEKHMGEAATVERTVKSSLLEAEKALALMRTVISGENKVTEQLNGLRTQYEADIAQVNAMNKQASRLSKAAETESTVALDTLKQISDLEKNLPKAPKKDITSLVATLDGLKNSFGSNVSGFLELHKQAGDDQREAVELMKQLKNAEQVQENLLARATIAKADADKALKLFNNLGSVDQALEKLKGFEAQLNSSKALADDALSKLPIISGIIGKAMVSNDKTQAILDQLGDYGDALGTLDKLNISLAKVEKISGSLPSSSDLLKTATALKGGLEVLNNQAVSTMNKLTEEKTNAERERELAEEVNWEASGAYINANNTKGAVGDALKTVNNLLGLIGTPGTVDEKKVTDLENAIATSRRRVETELRPRLRELEDKEAEQRAAITRMINDIDTILADIDNLEHINRTIPISCFNRPPIERP is encoded by the exons ATGAAGAGCGCTTGGATCTGTTTGTGCGCAATCTGCGTCTGGTTTCCAGTTCAAGGAACATATCTGT CCTCGAGATGTGCATGTAATGGAAAGGCTCTGTACTGCGTGCGGGACTCCCTGGGCCTGCGCTGTGCGAACTGCCAAGACAACACCGATGGCCGGCACTGTGAGAGCTGTAAGGAAGGATACTACCACCAGAGAGCAGGAGAGCGCTGCTTGCCCTGCTACTGCAACCCCACAG GCTCTGAGGGCTCAGGATGTAACAGTCaggggcagtgtgtgtgtaagcgagGTGTGCAGGGGGCCCAGTGCGATCGCTGCGCTAACGGATCTCCAGTCACAGCCACCGGCTGTGAGCCGCTGCA GCAGAAAACCTGTTTCTGTAACGGTCATTCAAACGAGTGCTCTCCAGCACAGGGTTACTCGCTTTACAACATCATCTCAACATTTGATCAAG GGACGGAGGGCTGGCGAGTCGTCACTGCTCCGAGTGTAAGTCCATCCCAGGTGCAATTCCGCTGGTCTCCAACACACCACAGCGTCGAGGTCATCTCTGCAGACGTGATGCCTGTTTACCTGTCTGCTCCAG CTCAGTATCTGGGGAACCAGGCTCTGAGCTACGGTCAGACACTGTCCTTCGTACTGCGTCTGAACCGGGGAGTCCGTTATCCTTCTACCTCAGATGTCGTGTTAGAAGGTGCTGGACTAAAGGTTTCTGCTCCGCTGGGAAACATGAGGACTGTCATCTCCTGTGGCAAGAAAATCACCTACACTTTCAG GCTGGATGAACAACCCAGCAGCAGATGGAATCCCCAGCTCTCAGCGCTGGAATTTCAAACCCTTTTGAGTAACCTTACGGCCATCAAGATCCGAGTCACGTTTGGGGAAGGGG GAAATGGTTATCTGGACGACGTGGTTCTGGTCTCGGCTCGGTTGGGTCCTGGCCTCCCTGCATCCTGGGTAGAGAAGTGCCGTTGTCCGACAGGTTACGAAGGACATTTCTGTGAGCGCTGCGCTACAGGCTATAAAAGACGTTTCCCTGGTCAGGGTGTCCGTAGCCAGTGTGAGCCATGTGCCTGTCGGGGAGGAAGCTGTGATCCTGAAACAG GGGACTGCTACTCAGCTGATGAGACACCCAGTGGACAAGCCTGTGGTACTGGTTACTACAGCGACCCTGAGATTCCTGGAGCCTGCAAGAAGTGCCCATGCCCCATGGGCTACGTCTGCTCGCTCACTGCAGGGACACTGAACGTAAACTGCAGATGCCCACCTGGGACAACAG GCTCTCGGTGCCAAAAGTGCAGCGATGGATTCTATGGCGATCCTCTGGGAGAGAGTGGCGTTCAGCGACCCTGCCAGAGCTGCCAATGTAACGGACACTTGGACTTAAATGCCGTGGGCAACTGCGACCGCTTGACAGGGGAGTGTTTCAAATGCATGAACAACACCACAGGCTTTCAGTGTGAGAAGTGTCTGGAGGGATTCTTCCACAGCAAAGCCGGCGATGCATGTCGAG CTTGTAACTGCAACCCAAAGGGATCAATCGCCAGTTCCTGCAGCGAGCAGGGCCAGTGCAAGTGTAAAGAGGGTTTCGAGGGACAAAAGTGTGTCGGATCTACGTGTCCATCATGCTTCAACCCTGTTAAGAGCCAG ATTGGGAAGTACGTGAAGAAGCTGCAGCACGTGGAGGCTCTTTTTAATGAAGTGGGGACCGGTGGTGTGGACATCACAAGGGCCATGGAGAAAGCAATCAGCACTGCTGAGGAAATGGTCAAGACAGTGGAAAGTGAAGCAGAATCACTTATTG AGGCAGAGAAGAGTCTTCATGCCCAGCTGGTAGCCATCGGCAACGATCAGCGGAAAGACGAGGGAAAAATACAGGACATCTCACAGATCGTGGAGAGCGTCGTCCGACAGGAGCGGCAGTATCGGACAGAAGTGGCTGACATCCAGAAACTCATCAGTGATATTAGGCAAAATCTGCAGAAGGCCAAGCGGGACATCCAATCAATT GAGCTCCCCTCACGTGATGCGGTACCAGGTACAAACGTCGCGTCCGATTTGGTTCAGAAAGCAAGCGATCTCGCTGAGAA GCACATGGGTGAGGCAGCAACAGTGGAGCGGACAGTGAAGAGCTCTCTTCTCGAGGCTGAGAAAGCTTTGGCTCTTATGCGCACTGTCATCAGTGGAGAAAACAAAGTCACAGAGCAACTAAATGGCCTCAGGACTCA GTACGAGGCAGACATAGCCCAGGTGAATGCCATGAACAAGCAGGCGTCTCGTCTGAGTAAAGCAGCAGAGACGGAAAGCACAGTGGCACTGGATACTCTGAAACAAATATCTGACCTGGAGAAAAACCTTCCAAAGGCCCCAAAG AAGGACATCACCAGCTTGGTTGCCACACTGGATGGTTTGAAGAATTCATTTGGGAGTAACGTGTCAGGGTTCCTGGAGCTGCATAAACAGGCCGGGGATGATCAGAGAGAGGCAGTGGAGCTAATGAAACAACTTAAAAATGCTGAGCAG GTCCAGGAAAACCTGCTTGCCAGGGCCACCATTGCCAAAGCAGATGCAGATAAAGCCCTGAAGCTGTTTAACAATCTGGGCAGTGTGGATCAGGCTCTGGAGAAGCTCAAAG GATTTGAAGCCCAGCTCAATAGTAGTAAGGCTTTGGCTGATGATGCCCTCAGTAAACTGCCCATAATTAGTGGCATTATTGGGAAAGCCATGGTCAGCAACGACAAGACTCAGGCCATTCTGGACCAGCTGGGCGACtacggtgatgctctgggcacgCTCGACAAGCTAAACATCTCTCTGGCCAAAGTAGAG AAAATATCTGGTTCCCTGCCGTCCTCGTCAGATCTTTTGAAAACAGCTACGGCGCTGAAGGGAGGCCTGGAAGTGCTAAATAACCAAGCAGTCTCAACCATGAACAAACTGACCGAGGAGAAAACAAacgcagagagagagcgggagctAGCCGAGGAG GTTAATTGGGAGGCCAGTGGAGCATATATTAATGCAAATAACACTAAGGGTGCTGTCGGAGATGCTCTGAAGACCGTTAATAACCTTCTAGGATTAATTG GAACACCAGGAACTGTGGATGAAAAGAAGGTGACGGATCTGGAGAACGCTATAGCCACGAGCCGTAGACGTGTGGAGACAGAGCTCAGGCCCAGACTCAGAGAGCTAGAGGACAAAGAGGCTGAGCAGAGAGCTGCCATCACACGCATGATCAACGATATCGACACCATCCTGGCTGATATCGACAACCTTGAGCACATTAACCGTACCATTCCAATTAGCTGCTTTAACAGGCCGCCCATCGAGAGGCCTTAG